Proteins encoded in a region of the Isoalcanivorax pacificus W11-5 genome:
- a CDS encoding acetolactate synthase large subunit yields MKASDLFVKALETEGVEYLFAIPGEENLDLLESLRHSSIRLIVTRHEQAAGFMAATYGRLTGRAGVCLSTLGPGATNFVTAAAYAQLGGMPMVMLTGQKPIKSSKQGQFQIIDVVDMMRPLTKFTRQIVSGDSVPSRIREAFRLAQEERPGATHLELPEDIAREHSNMSVLLPSFGRRPTAEEKAVRAAADAIRQAKRPLLLVAAGANRKLTCKMLRQFVDKLGIPVVTTQMGKGVIDETDPRFIGNTALSDGDFVHRAIHAADLIINLGHDVVEKPPFFMRAGGPKVVHINFNSAQVDPVYFPQIEVVGDIANSLWQLKESIEPQPHWDFSEFQRIRDALKTHITEGADSDAFPIIPQRLVRDIRKVMPENGIIALDNGMYKIWFARNYPAYLPNTVLLDNALATMGAGLPSAMAAKLVYPDRRVMAICGDGGFMMNSQEMETAVRLGLDLVVLVLRDDGYGMIKWKQAQMNFDDYGLDFGNPDFVDYARAYGASGHRVEKTADLARLIEECYSAGGVHLIDVPVDYSDNDRILNNEIRELSQAL; encoded by the coding sequence ATGAAAGCCTCGGACCTGTTCGTCAAGGCACTGGAAACCGAAGGTGTCGAGTACCTGTTCGCCATTCCCGGTGAGGAAAACCTCGACTTGCTCGAATCACTGCGGCATTCCTCCATCCGCCTGATCGTGACCCGTCACGAGCAGGCCGCCGGTTTCATGGCCGCCACCTACGGCCGTCTGACCGGCCGCGCCGGGGTGTGCCTCTCCACCCTCGGCCCGGGTGCCACCAATTTCGTCACCGCCGCCGCCTACGCGCAGCTGGGCGGCATGCCGATGGTGATGCTCACCGGCCAGAAACCGATCAAGAGCAGCAAACAGGGTCAGTTCCAGATCATCGACGTGGTCGACATGATGCGTCCGCTGACCAAGTTCACCCGACAGATCGTCAGCGGCGACAGCGTCCCCTCGCGCATTCGCGAAGCCTTCCGGCTGGCACAGGAAGAGCGCCCCGGCGCCACCCACCTTGAATTGCCGGAGGACATTGCCCGCGAGCACAGCAACATGTCAGTGCTGCTGCCCAGCTTTGGCCGCCGGCCGACGGCGGAAGAAAAAGCCGTGCGCGCTGCGGCCGACGCCATCCGCCAGGCCAAGCGCCCGCTGCTGCTGGTCGCCGCCGGCGCCAACCGCAAGCTGACCTGCAAGATGCTGCGCCAGTTTGTCGACAAACTCGGCATCCCCGTGGTCACCACGCAGATGGGCAAGGGGGTGATCGACGAGACCGACCCGCGCTTTATCGGCAATACGGCGCTGTCAGATGGCGACTTCGTGCACCGCGCCATCCACGCCGCCGACCTGATCATCAACCTCGGCCATGACGTGGTCGAAAAGCCGCCGTTCTTCATGCGGGCCGGCGGGCCGAAAGTGGTGCACATCAACTTCAACTCCGCCCAGGTGGACCCGGTGTACTTCCCGCAGATCGAAGTGGTGGGCGACATCGCCAACAGCCTGTGGCAGTTGAAAGAAAGCATCGAGCCGCAACCGCACTGGGATTTCTCCGAGTTCCAGCGCATCCGCGATGCCCTGAAAACCCACATCACCGAAGGCGCCGACAGCGATGCCTTCCCGATCATTCCACAACGGCTGGTGCGCGATATCCGCAAGGTGATGCCGGAAAACGGCATCATCGCGCTGGACAACGGCATGTACAAAATCTGGTTTGCGCGCAACTACCCCGCCTACCTGCCGAATACCGTGCTGCTGGACAACGCCCTGGCCACCATGGGCGCCGGCCTGCCGTCGGCGATGGCCGCCAAGCTGGTGTACCCGGATCGCCGCGTGATGGCGATCTGTGGCGATGGCGGCTTCATGATGAACTCGCAGGAGATGGAAACCGCCGTGCGGCTGGGCCTGGACCTGGTGGTGCTGGTGCTGCGCGATGACGGCTACGGCATGATCAAGTGGAAGCAGGCGCAGATGAACTTCGACGACTACGGGCTGGATTTCGGCAACCCGGATTTTGTCGACTATGCCCGCGCCTACGGCGCCAGCGGTCACCGCGTGGAAAAGACCGCCGACCTCGCCCGGCTGATCGAGGAATGCTACAGCGCCGGCGGCGTGCACCTGATTGATGTGCCGGTGGACTACAGCGACAACGACCGCATTCTCAACAACGAAATCCGCGAACTGAGCCAGGCGCTGTAA
- the mdtI gene encoding multidrug/spermidine efflux SMR transporter subunit MdtI, whose translation MNSPALLWLLLAVVLEVAANILLKYSNGFRRHGIAAVSILCVLGAFTALAQAVRDLDLAVAYALWGGFGVLATAAAGALLFGQRLDMRAGLGLLILCLGMGLLKFG comes from the coding sequence ATGAACAGCCCCGCCCTGCTGTGGCTGCTGCTGGCCGTGGTGCTGGAAGTCGCTGCCAATATCCTGCTGAAGTACTCCAACGGGTTCCGGCGTCACGGCATCGCGGCAGTGTCGATCCTGTGTGTGCTCGGTGCCTTCACCGCACTGGCCCAGGCGGTACGCGACCTGGACCTGGCCGTGGCCTATGCCCTGTGGGGTGGCTTCGGCGTGCTGGCCACGGCCGCCGCCGGCGCGCTGCTGTTCGGCCAGCGGCTGGACATGCGCGCCGGGCTGGGTCTGCTGATCCTGTGTCTCGGCATGGGCTTGCTGAAGTTCGGCTGA
- a CDS encoding SMR family transporter produces the protein MIYWCFLMAAIIAEVLGTSAMKLASGNAPLVGYLAMYPLIALSYYCLARAVERIPLGVAYALWEALGLSLIAVAGALLFAEYLSALQLLGIGLLLGGIALLKAGTHEPAAEVHS, from the coding sequence ATGATTTACTGGTGTTTTCTGATGGCGGCGATCATCGCCGAGGTGCTGGGAACCAGCGCCATGAAACTGGCCAGCGGCAACGCGCCGCTGGTGGGCTATCTGGCCATGTACCCCCTGATTGCCCTGTCCTACTACTGCCTGGCCCGCGCCGTGGAACGTATTCCGCTCGGCGTCGCCTATGCGCTCTGGGAAGCGCTTGGGCTGAGCCTGATTGCCGTGGCCGGCGCGCTGCTGTTTGCCGAATACCTGTCGGCCCTGCAACTGCTCGGTATCGGGCTGCTGCTGGGCGGCATAGCGCTGCTGAAAGCGGGCACCCACGAACCGGCAGCGGAGGTGCACTCATGA
- a CDS encoding ribonucleotide-diphosphate reductase subunit beta yields MLNWDDFHAEEKPVARQPAPPPAQEPAPAAAAPSAPAAAPAARAEPAAAPTGAGRGSDDAPVSDAVARARASLEKMDVSEGVAELEGAAGRVQVDDKRMINCRADLNQLVPFKYDWAWQKYLDGCSNHWMPQEVNMSADVALWKNPEGLTDDERRIVKRSLGFFSTADSLVANNLVLAVYRLITNPECRQYILRQSFEEAIHTHAYQYCIESLGMDEGEIFNMYRELPAVAKKAQWGIQYTREMSDPEFKTGTVETDKALLENLIAFYCVLEGIFFYCGFTQILSMGRRNKMTGVAEQFQYILRDESMHVNFGVDVINQIKIENPHLWDAQMRDKATQMILEGTELEIQYARDTMPRGVLGMNAKMMEEYLQFIANRRLAQLGLPEQFKGVENPFPWMSEIMDLRKEKNFFETRVIEYQTGGSLSW; encoded by the coding sequence ATGCTGAACTGGGACGATTTCCATGCCGAAGAGAAGCCGGTCGCCCGTCAGCCTGCGCCGCCCCCGGCACAGGAACCTGCACCTGCAGCGGCTGCGCCGTCTGCGCCTGCTGCGGCACCGGCAGCGCGAGCAGAACCTGCTGCTGCGCCCACAGGAGCCGGACGAGGAAGCGACGACGCCCCCGTCTCCGACGCCGTAGCCCGTGCCCGCGCCTCGCTGGAAAAGATGGACGTCAGTGAAGGCGTGGCCGAACTGGAAGGCGCCGCCGGCCGTGTGCAGGTGGACGACAAGCGCATGATCAACTGCCGCGCCGACCTGAACCAGCTGGTGCCGTTCAAGTACGACTGGGCCTGGCAGAAATACCTCGACGGCTGCTCCAACCACTGGATGCCGCAGGAAGTGAACATGTCTGCGGACGTGGCGCTGTGGAAAAACCCGGAAGGCCTGACCGACGACGAGCGTCGCATCGTCAAGCGTTCGCTGGGCTTCTTCTCCACCGCCGACTCGCTGGTGGCGAACAACCTGGTGCTGGCCGTGTACCGGCTGATCACCAACCCGGAGTGCCGCCAGTACATCCTGCGGCAGTCATTTGAAGAAGCGATCCACACCCACGCCTACCAGTACTGCATCGAGTCGCTGGGCATGGACGAAGGTGAAATCTTCAACATGTACCGTGAGCTGCCGGCGGTGGCCAAGAAAGCCCAGTGGGGCATCCAGTACACCCGCGAAATGTCTGATCCGGAATTCAAGACCGGCACCGTGGAAACCGACAAGGCCCTGCTGGAAAACCTGATCGCGTTCTACTGCGTGCTCGAAGGCATCTTCTTCTACTGCGGCTTCACCCAGATCCTGTCCATGGGCCGCCGCAACAAGATGACCGGCGTCGCCGAACAGTTCCAGTACATCCTGCGCGACGAGTCCATGCACGTGAACTTCGGCGTCGACGTGATCAACCAGATCAAGATCGAGAACCCGCACCTGTGGGACGCGCAGATGCGCGACAAGGCCACGCAGATGATCCTGGAAGGCACCGAACTGGAAATCCAGTACGCGCGCGACACCATGCCGCGCGGCGTGCTCGGTATGAACGCGAAAATGATGGAGGAATACCTCCAGTTCATCGCCAACCGCCGGCTGGCCCAGCTCGGCCTGCCGGAACAGTTCAAGGGCGTCGAAAACCCGTTCCCCTGGATGAGCGAGATCATGGACCTGCGCAAGGAGAAAAATTTCTTCGAAACGCGCGTGATCGAGTATCAGACAGGTGGCTCGCTGAGCTGGTAA
- a CDS encoding ribonucleoside-diphosphate reductase subunit alpha, whose translation MQTDTQTSPTASGQAPQDNQRDETLAATAPGQLRVIKRNGKVVPYTDDKIAIAITKAFLAVEGGTAAASSRIHEKVAQLSEQVTATFQRRLVSGGTIHIEEIQDQVELALMRNGEHKVARSYVLYREEQSRKRAEKAKTTDTAAPAQGGGVQVTMEDGSTAPLDMARLEGLVIAACDGLADVKPDKIIGETVRNLYDGVSIRDVNTSMVMTARTLIEQEPNYSLVTARLLMDNLRAEALQFLGVAERADQAEMEALYKDALKAYVFRGIELELLDPELGRFDLDKLGAAMKGERDMQFTYLGLQTLYDRYFLHSNDVRFELPQCFFMRVAMGLAVREDDREARAIEFYDLLSSFDYMSSTPTLFNAGTLRPQLSSCYLTTVPDDLFGIYGAIQDNAMLSKFAGGLGNDWTPVRALGAYIKGTNGKSQGVVPFLKVVNDTAVAVNQGGKRKGAVCAYLETWHMDIEEFVELRKNTGDDRRRTHDMNTANWIPDLFMKRVIEEQEWTLFSPNNVPDLHDLYGEAFEKKYLEYEAMTRDGRLKLFKRIPAVNLWRKMLSMLFETGHPWFTFKDPCNLRSPQQHVGVVHSSNLCTEITLNTNKDEIAVCNLGSINMPRHILPEGGLDLVKLEKNVRTAVRMLDNVIDINYYSVPQARNSNLKHRPVGLGIMGFQDALYMQKIAYTSPEAVEFADRSMEAVSYFAINASSELAAERGSYATFEGSLWSQGILPIDSLEILARERGDEKYLNVDRSQTLDWNKLRDVVRTQGMRNSNVMAIAPTATIANITGVSQSIEPTYQNLYVKSNLSGEFTVVNPFLVNDLKARGLWDNVMVNDLKYYDGSVQPIDRIPQDLKEIYRTAFEVEPRWLVEAASRRQKWIDQAQSLNLYIAQANGKKLDITYKMAWLLGLKTTYYLRAIGATTSEKSTINDGRLNSVSAAPVAETASFEQAADVPQACSIDDPDCEACQ comes from the coding sequence ATGCAGACGGACACCCAAACTTCGCCAACCGCCAGCGGCCAGGCACCTCAGGACAACCAGCGCGACGAGACGCTGGCAGCCACCGCACCCGGCCAGCTGCGCGTGATCAAGCGCAACGGCAAGGTGGTGCCCTACACCGATGACAAGATCGCCATCGCCATTACCAAGGCGTTCCTGGCCGTGGAAGGCGGCACGGCGGCCGCGTCTTCCCGCATCCACGAGAAAGTCGCGCAGTTGTCCGAGCAGGTCACCGCCACCTTCCAGCGTCGTCTGGTCTCCGGCGGCACCATCCACATCGAGGAAATCCAGGACCAGGTGGAACTGGCGCTGATGCGCAACGGCGAACACAAGGTCGCGCGCAGCTACGTGCTGTATCGCGAAGAGCAGTCCCGCAAGCGCGCCGAGAAAGCGAAGACCACCGACACCGCCGCGCCGGCCCAGGGTGGCGGCGTGCAGGTCACCATGGAAGACGGCAGCACCGCGCCGCTGGACATGGCCCGCCTGGAAGGCCTGGTGATCGCCGCCTGCGACGGCCTGGCCGACGTCAAGCCGGACAAGATCATCGGCGAGACCGTGCGCAACCTGTACGACGGCGTCTCCATCCGCGACGTCAACACCTCCATGGTGATGACCGCCCGCACCCTGATCGAACAGGAGCCGAACTACTCGCTGGTGACCGCGCGCCTGCTGATGGACAACCTTCGCGCCGAAGCGCTGCAGTTCCTCGGCGTGGCCGAGCGTGCTGACCAGGCAGAAATGGAAGCGCTGTACAAAGACGCCCTGAAAGCCTACGTCTTCCGTGGCATCGAGCTGGAACTGCTGGACCCGGAACTGGGCCGCTTCGACCTGGACAAACTCGGCGCCGCCATGAAAGGCGAGCGCGACATGCAGTTCACCTATCTGGGCCTGCAGACGCTGTACGACCGCTACTTCCTGCACAGCAATGACGTGCGTTTCGAGCTGCCGCAGTGCTTCTTCATGCGCGTGGCCATGGGCCTGGCCGTGCGCGAAGACGACCGCGAAGCCCGCGCCATCGAGTTCTACGACCTGCTGTCCAGCTTCGACTACATGAGTTCCACGCCAACGCTGTTCAACGCCGGCACGCTGCGTCCGCAGCTCTCCAGCTGCTACCTGACCACCGTGCCCGACGACCTGTTCGGCATCTACGGCGCCATCCAGGACAACGCCATGCTGTCCAAATTCGCCGGCGGCCTGGGCAACGACTGGACCCCGGTGCGCGCGCTGGGTGCCTACATCAAGGGCACCAACGGCAAGAGCCAGGGCGTGGTGCCGTTCCTGAAAGTGGTCAACGACACCGCCGTGGCGGTGAACCAGGGCGGCAAGCGCAAGGGCGCGGTCTGTGCCTACCTGGAAACCTGGCACATGGACATCGAGGAATTCGTCGAACTGCGCAAGAACACCGGTGACGACCGCCGCCGCACCCACGACATGAACACCGCCAACTGGATTCCCGACCTGTTCATGAAACGGGTGATCGAGGAACAGGAGTGGACCCTGTTCTCGCCGAACAACGTGCCCGACCTGCATGACCTGTACGGCGAAGCCTTCGAGAAGAAATACCTCGAATACGAAGCCATGACCCGTGACGGCCGCCTGAAACTGTTCAAGCGCATCCCGGCCGTGAACCTGTGGCGCAAGATGCTCTCCATGCTGTTCGAGACCGGCCACCCCTGGTTCACCTTCAAGGACCCGTGCAACCTGCGCAGCCCGCAGCAGCACGTCGGCGTGGTGCACTCCTCCAACCTGTGCACCGAGATCACGCTGAACACCAACAAGGACGAGATCGCCGTCTGCAACCTCGGCTCGATCAACATGCCGCGTCACATCCTGCCGGAAGGCGGCCTGGACCTGGTCAAGCTGGAGAAAAACGTGCGCACCGCCGTGCGCATGCTGGATAACGTGATCGACATCAATTACTACAGCGTGCCGCAGGCACGAAACTCGAACCTGAAGCACCGCCCGGTAGGCCTGGGCATCATGGGCTTCCAGGACGCGCTGTACATGCAGAAGATCGCCTATACCTCACCGGAAGCGGTGGAATTCGCCGACCGTTCCATGGAAGCCGTGAGCTACTTCGCCATCAACGCCTCCAGCGAACTGGCCGCCGAGCGTGGCAGCTACGCCACCTTCGAAGGCTCGCTGTGGAGCCAGGGCATCCTGCCGATCGATTCGCTGGAAATCCTGGCCCGCGAGCGTGGCGACGAGAAATACCTGAACGTGGATCGCAGCCAGACGCTGGACTGGAACAAGCTGCGGGACGTGGTCCGCACCCAGGGCATGCGCAACTCCAACGTGATGGCGATCGCGCCGACCGCGACCATCGCCAACATCACCGGCGTATCGCAGTCCATCGAGCCGACCTATCAGAACCTGTACGTGAAATCGAACCTGTCCGGCGAGTTCACCGTGGTCAACCCGTTCCTGGTCAACGACCTGAAAGCGCGTGGCCTGTGGGACAACGTGATGGTCAACGACCTCAAGTACTACGACGGCTCGGTGCAACCGATCGACCGCATTCCGCAGGATCTGAAAGAGATCTACCGGACCGCGTTTGAAGTGGAACCGCGCTGGCTGGTGGAAGCAGCCAGCCGTCGCCAGAAGTGGATCGACCAGGCGCAGTCGCTGAACCTGTACATCGCCCAGGCGAACGGCAAGAAGCTGGACATCACCTACAAGATGGCCTGGCTGCTGGGTCTGAAGACGACCTATTACCTGCGCGCCATCGGTGCCACCACGTCCGAGAAGTCGACCATCAACGATGGCCGCCTGAACAGCGTTTCCGCCGCCCCGGTGGCCGAGACCGCGAGCTTCGAACAGGCCGCAGATGTACCGCAGGCCTGCTCGATCGACGATCCGGATTGTGAGGCATGCCAATAA
- a CDS encoding response regulator: MSSVQDNPPRILIVEDDERLATLTREYLESNGMDVTVVNDGEEAVRRIRADQPDLVVLDLMLPGADGLTVCREVRPAFRNPILMLTARTDDMDQVLGLEMGADDYVAKPVKPRVLLARIRALLRRVETEHERDQPQMRLEFGNLVIDNSAREVVLEGKSVDLTSAEYDLLWLLASNAGNVLSRETIFEKLRGIQYDGQDRSIDVRISRIRPKVGDDPDNPRRIKTVRSKGYLFVKEVGPV, translated from the coding sequence ATGAGCTCAGTGCAGGATAACCCTCCGCGTATTTTGATTGTCGAAGACGACGAACGCCTGGCGACCCTGACACGCGAATACCTGGAAAGTAACGGTATGGACGTGACGGTGGTCAATGACGGCGAGGAAGCCGTGCGGCGCATTCGCGCTGACCAACCGGATCTGGTGGTGCTCGATCTGATGCTGCCTGGGGCCGATGGTCTCACGGTGTGCCGCGAGGTCAGGCCGGCCTTCCGCAACCCGATTCTCATGCTGACCGCGCGCACCGACGACATGGATCAGGTGCTGGGCCTGGAAATGGGCGCTGACGATTATGTCGCCAAACCGGTCAAGCCCCGTGTGCTGTTGGCCCGCATCCGCGCGCTGCTGCGCCGGGTGGAAACCGAACACGAGCGCGACCAGCCGCAGATGCGGCTGGAGTTCGGCAATCTGGTGATCGACAACTCGGCCCGTGAAGTGGTGCTCGAGGGCAAGTCGGTGGACCTCACCAGCGCCGAATACGACCTGCTCTGGCTGCTGGCCTCCAATGCCGGCAATGTGCTCTCCCGCGAGACCATCTTCGAGAAACTGCGCGGCATCCAGTACGACGGCCAGGACCGCTCCATTGATGTGCGCATCTCCCGCATCCGGCCCAAGGTCGGCGATGATCCGGACAACCCGCGCCGGATCAAGACAGTGCGTTCCAAGGGCTACCTGTTCGTCAAGGAAGTGGGGCCGGTCTGA
- a CDS encoding ATP-binding protein: protein MNSIFLRIYAGMVLAVLLVGAFAYGMVQLINGYRSDLYREKMAHGTFYLMARGLQRQDTPEEREARRQLLSRLMGAEIELRDEPSLGLSYREQLELGEGLVVMRLTEPESFADLMYQLPGEDTYIFTRMEKVSEQQARATALLLLDELAQYPLAEWDAEFTRLQGKFGYQLTRMPQSALTLDAEQRQRLARREVVLALDESTSRSRSAVMVYAPIGNTGEVLVLGPLALFDWMPIEMSVMVGLLGLCAMGFVTYFLVRPLQTRLRKLDGAVRQLGSGNLDARADVRGQDAIGQLGATFNGMTEHIRRLIESQREMTRAVSHELRTPVARLRFGLEMLADCDDSEERRVKLDELDRDIEQLDRLIDEILTFARLEEGTPTIELKQVDIEPLFEQICREIEPISGTLTVRDATDWQRFTPAQRCAEGEERYLHRILQNLVTNALRYAKSEIVLRYHIQGSMAVMEVADDGPGIPFSERERIFKPFARLDKSRHRASGGYGLGLSIVQRIVEWHGGRIEVTDSAAGGALFRVIWPREQRSGLHVLSGL from the coding sequence GTGAACAGCATTTTCCTGCGTATCTATGCCGGCATGGTGCTGGCCGTGTTGCTGGTCGGCGCGTTCGCCTACGGCATGGTGCAGCTTATCAATGGCTATCGCTCGGACCTGTACCGGGAAAAGATGGCGCATGGCACCTTCTATCTCATGGCGCGCGGCCTGCAGCGCCAGGACACCCCCGAAGAGCGTGAGGCACGGCGGCAACTGCTGAGCCGGTTGATGGGCGCGGAGATCGAGCTGCGCGACGAGCCCTCGCTGGGGCTGTCCTATCGCGAGCAACTGGAGCTTGGCGAGGGCCTGGTGGTCATGCGGCTGACCGAGCCGGAGTCGTTCGCCGACCTCATGTATCAGTTGCCTGGCGAAGACACCTACATCTTTACCCGCATGGAGAAAGTCTCCGAGCAACAGGCACGGGCCACGGCGCTGTTGCTGCTGGACGAACTGGCGCAATACCCGCTGGCGGAATGGGACGCCGAGTTCACCCGCTTGCAGGGCAAGTTCGGCTACCAGCTGACCCGCATGCCACAGAGCGCACTGACGCTGGATGCCGAACAGCGCCAGCGGCTGGCGCGGCGCGAAGTGGTGCTGGCGCTGGACGAAAGCACCAGCCGCAGCCGCTCGGCAGTGATGGTCTATGCGCCCATCGGCAACACCGGCGAAGTGCTGGTGCTCGGCCCGCTGGCGTTGTTCGACTGGATGCCGATCGAGATGTCGGTGATGGTCGGCCTGCTGGGCCTGTGTGCGATGGGGTTTGTCACCTATTTCCTGGTGCGGCCGCTGCAGACGCGGTTGCGCAAGCTGGACGGCGCGGTACGCCAGCTCGGCAGCGGCAACCTGGATGCGCGGGCCGACGTGCGCGGGCAGGACGCCATCGGCCAGTTGGGCGCTACCTTCAATGGCATGACCGAACATATTCGCCGGCTGATCGAATCCCAGCGCGAGATGACCCGCGCGGTATCGCACGAACTGCGCACGCCGGTGGCGCGGCTGCGTTTCGGGCTGGAGATGCTGGCCGACTGTGATGACAGCGAGGAACGGCGCGTCAAACTGGATGAGCTTGACCGCGATATTGAACAACTGGATCGCCTGATCGATGAAATCCTGACCTTTGCACGGCTGGAAGAAGGCACGCCGACCATCGAGCTCAAGCAGGTGGATATCGAGCCGCTGTTCGAGCAGATATGCCGCGAGATCGAGCCGATCAGCGGCACGCTGACGGTGCGCGATGCCACCGACTGGCAGCGCTTTACGCCAGCGCAACGCTGTGCCGAAGGTGAGGAACGCTACCTGCACCGCATCCTGCAGAACCTGGTCACCAACGCGCTGCGTTATGCCAAGAGCGAGATCGTGCTGCGCTATCACATTCAGGGCAGCATGGCGGTCATGGAAGTGGCCGACGACGGCCCGGGCATACCGTTCTCCGAGCGCGAGCGTATCTTCAAGCCGTTTGCCCGGCTGGATAAAAGCCGCCACCGCGCCAGCGGCGGTTACGGGCTGGGGCTGTCGATTGTGCAGCGTATCGTCGAGTGGCATGGTGGGCGCATTGAAGTCACCGACAGCGCCGCCGGCGGTGCGCTGTTCCGGGTGATCTGGCCGCGCGAGCAGCGCAGCGGCCTGCACGTTCTCAGCGGTCTGTAA
- the glpK gene encoding glycerol kinase GlpK produces MKGYLLAIDQGTTSSRTIVFDAAGTILGQAQKEFAQHYPNDGWVEHDAREIWTDCLALCRKALANAHIDASELAAIGITNQRETTVLWDRASGTPLAPAIVWQDRRTAALCEQLREQGHEALVQERTGLLLDPYFSATKLAWLLDNVDGARERAERGELAFGTIDSWLLWQLTGGRVHATDATNASRTMLFNIHTQRWDDALLALFRIPAALLPDVRDSAADFGQTDAGLFGTPVPVAGIAGDQQAALVGQACFTPGMVKSTYGTGCFMVLNTGEEAVTSHNRLLTTVGYRLGGKTTYALEGSIFVAGAAIQWLRDGLRLISHASETEALARSVGSAKGVYMVPAFTGLGAPWWDPHARGALLGLTRDTGIAEVVTAGLEAVCYQTLDLLEAMVADGAGRPTALRVDGGMVVNNWLAQSLADILGVRVDRPVITETTALGAAYLAGLQVGVFSSLDEIGQHWQCDRDFAPRLNEQDRRERHAGWRDAVAKVCRRV; encoded by the coding sequence ATGAAGGGTTATCTGCTGGCCATCGACCAGGGCACCACCAGCTCGCGCACCATCGTGTTCGATGCCGCCGGCACCATTCTCGGCCAGGCGCAGAAGGAATTTGCCCAGCATTATCCGAACGACGGCTGGGTCGAACACGATGCGCGGGAAATCTGGACTGACTGCCTGGCGCTGTGCCGCAAGGCGCTGGCCAATGCACACATTGATGCGTCGGAACTGGCCGCCATCGGTATCACCAACCAGCGCGAAACCACGGTGCTGTGGGACCGTGCCAGCGGTACGCCGCTGGCGCCGGCCATTGTCTGGCAGGATCGCCGTACCGCCGCGCTGTGTGAACAACTGCGCGAACAGGGCCATGAGGCGCTGGTGCAGGAACGCACCGGGCTGCTGCTCGATCCGTATTTTTCCGCCACCAAGCTGGCCTGGCTGCTGGACAACGTGGACGGTGCGCGCGAGCGGGCCGAGCGCGGTGAACTGGCGTTTGGCACCATCGACAGCTGGCTGCTGTGGCAACTCACCGGCGGGCGTGTCCATGCCACCGATGCCACCAATGCGTCGCGCACGATGCTGTTCAATATCCACACGCAGCGCTGGGATGACGCCCTGCTGGCACTGTTCCGCATCCCCGCAGCGCTGTTGCCGGACGTGCGTGACAGCGCCGCCGATTTCGGCCAGACCGATGCCGGCCTGTTCGGCACCCCGGTGCCGGTGGCCGGCATCGCCGGTGATCAGCAGGCTGCGCTGGTGGGGCAGGCCTGCTTTACACCGGGCATGGTGAAGAGCACCTACGGGACGGGCTGTTTCATGGTGCTCAACACTGGCGAGGAAGCCGTCACCTCGCATAACCGTTTGCTGACCACGGTGGGGTATCGCCTTGGCGGCAAGACCACCTATGCACTGGAAGGCTCGATCTTTGTGGCCGGCGCGGCGATCCAGTGGCTGCGGGATGGCCTGCGGCTGATCAGCCACGCCAGCGAGACGGAAGCATTGGCGCGCAGCGTCGGCAGCGCCAAGGGCGTGTATATGGTGCCGGCTTTCACCGGCCTGGGGGCGCCCTGGTGGGACCCGCATGCGCGCGGCGCGTTGCTGGGCCTGACCCGCGACACCGGGATTGCCGAGGTGGTCACCGCCGGGCTGGAAGCGGTCTGTTACCAGACGCTCGACCTGCTGGAAGCCATGGTTGCCGATGGCGCCGGCCGGCCCACTGCATTGCGCGTCGACGGCGGCATGGTGGTGAACAACTGGCTCGCGCAGAGTCTGGCGGACATTCTCGGTGTGCGGGTGGACCGCCCGGTGATCACTGAAACCACGGCCCTGGGCGCGGCCTATCTGGCGGGCCTGCAGGTGGGGGTATTCTCGTCACTGGACGAGATCGGCCAGCACTGGCAGTGCGACCGGGATTTTGCCCCGCGCCTGAACGAGCAGGACCGCCGTGAACGCCATGCCGGCTGGCGCGATGCGGTCGCCAAGGTCTGCCGGCGCGTCTGA